A section of the Felis catus isolate Fca126 chromosome B2, F.catus_Fca126_mat1.0, whole genome shotgun sequence genome encodes:
- the ZNF184 gene encoding zinc finger protein 184 isoform X3: MEDLTSSESTLLPGGHTLLPPASFHESVTFKDVIVDFTQEEWKQLDPVQRDLFRDVTLENYTHLVSIGLQVSKPDVISQLEQGTEPWVVESGVPGATGGDRDIGPEDSRAVPEPDISEEQPCHGAVVENHKREDPHSSNFSESWGYEGSLEKRQAHQQALPREIKITEKTIPTWERGPINKDFEKSISVSSNLVTQETSAEETATKTSVKQNTNPVRKEKSCKCNECGKAFSYCSALIRHQRTHTGEKPYKCNECEKAFSRSENLINHQRIHTGDKPYKCDQCGKGFIEGPSLTQHQRIHTGEKPYKCDECGKAFSQRTHLVQHQRIHTGEKPYTCNECGKAFSQRGHFMEHQKIHTGEKPFKCDECDKTFTRSTHLTQHQKIHTGEKTYKCNECGKAFNGPSTFIRHHMIHTGEKPYECNECGKAFSQHSNLTQHQKTHTGEKPYDCAECGKSFSYWSSLAQHLKIHTGEKPYKCNECGKAFSYCSSLTQHRRIHTREKPFECNECGKAFSYLSNLNQHQKTHTQEKAYECKECGKAFIRSSSLAKHERIHTGEKPYQCHECGKTFSYGSSLIQHRKIHTGERPYKCNECGRAFNQNIHLTQHKRIHTGAKPYECAECGKAFRHCSSLAQHQKTHTEEKPYQCNKCEKAFSQSSHLTQHQRIHTGEKPYKCNECDKAFSRSTHLTEHQNTHTGEKPYNCNECRKTFSQSTYLIQHQRIHSGEKPFGCSDCGKAFRYRSALNKHQRLHPGI, translated from the exons ATGGAAG atcTGACCTCTTCGGAGTCCACCCTTCTCCCAGGGGGACATACTCTCCTCCCACCAGCCAGTTTTCAC GAATCCGTGACCTTCAAGGATGTGATAGTGGATTTTACCCAGGAGGAATGGAAACAGCTGGACCCTGTACAGAGAGACTTGTTCAGGGATGTGACGCTGGAGAATTACACACACCTTGTCTCTATAG GACTCCAAGTCTCCAAACCTGACGTGATTTCCCAGTTAGAACAAGGGACGGAGCCATGGGTGGTGGAGTCCGGTGTTCCGGGAGCCACTGGCGGGG aCCGTGACATCGGACCAGAAGATAGCCGAGCAGTCCCAGAGCCGGACATTTCTGAAGAGCAGCCGTGTCACGGGGCAGTGGTGGAAAACCACAAAAGGGAAGACCCTCACAGTTCTAACTTTTCAGAAAGTTGGGGGTACGAAGGCAGTCTGGAGAAGCGTCAGGCGCACCAGCAGGCGCTGccgagagaaataaaaataaccgAAAAGACAATACCCACTTGGGAGAGAGGCCCTATAAATAAGGACTTTGAAAAAAGCATCAGTGTAAGCTCAAACCTTGTGACACAAGAAACATCTGCAGAAGAGACCGCTACTAAGACGAGCGTCAAACAGAATACAAACCCGGTCAGAAAAGAGAAATCTTGTAAGTGCAACGAATGCGGGAAAGCGTTCAGTTACTGTTCTGCTCTCATTCGCCATCAGAGGACGCACACCGGGGAGAAGCCttacaaatgtaatgaatgtgaaAAAGCCTTCAGCCGGAGTGAAAACCTTATCAACCATCaaagaattcacactggagaTAAACCCTACAAATGTGATCAGTGTGGGAAGGGCTTCATTGAGGGTCCGTCTCTCACTCAACATCAAAGAATCCACACTGGAGAAAAACCCTATAAATGTGacgaatgtgggaaagccttcagtcaGAGGACTCATCTTGTGCAGCACCAGAGGATTCATACTGGGGAGAAACCGTACACCTGCAATGagtgtggaaaagccttcagcCAGAGAGGCCACTTTATGGAACATCAGAAAATTCACACGGGAGAAAAACCTTTCAAATGTGATGAATGTGACAAAACCTTCACCAGGAGCACGCACCTTACTCAGCATCAAAAAATTCACACTGGGGAGAAGACCTATAAATGCAACGAATGCGGGAAGGCCTTCAATGGGCCCTCGACATTTATTCGTCACCATATGATCCATACTGGTGAAAAACCCTACGAATGCAacgaatgtgggaaagccttcagtcaGCACTCCAACCTCACCCAACATCAGAAAACACACACCGGGGAGAAGCCGTACGACTGCGCCGAATGCGGAAAGTCCTTCAGTTACTGGTCCTCCCTCGCTCAACATCTGAAAATTCACAccggagagaaaccttacaagtGCAACGAATGCGGGAAGGCCTTCAGTTACTGCTCGTCCCTGACGCAGCATCGGAGAATTCACACCAGGGAAAAGCCCTTTGAATGCAATGAGTGCGGAAAGGCTTTCAGTTATCTCTCCAACCTGAATCAACATCAGAAGACTCACACCCAGGAGAAAGCTTATGAATGTAaggagtgtgggaaagcctttattcGGAGTTCATCTCTTGCTAAACACGAAAGAATTCACACCGGTGAGAAGCCCTATCAGTGTCACGAATGTGGGAAAACCTTCAGTTACGGCTCCTCCCTGATTCAGCACAGGAAGATACACACCGGAGAAAGACCTTACAAGTGTAACGAGTGCGGGAGAGCCTTCAACCAGAACATACACCTCACGCAACACAAGCGGATTCACACAGGAGCAAAGCCTTATGAGTGCGCGGAGTGTGGCAAAGCCTTCCGGCACTGTTCCTCTCTTGCTCAACATCAAAAGACTCACACGGAAGAAAAACCCTACCAGTGTAATAAATGCGAAAAGGCTTTCAGCCAGAGCTCTCACCTGACTCAGCACCAGCGAATTCACACGGGAGAGAAGCCCTACAAGTGCAACGAGTGTGACAAAGCCTTCAGCCGCAGCACGCACCTGACCGAACACCAGAACACGCACACGGGGGAGAAACCTTATAACTGTAACGAGTGCAGGAAGACTTTCAGCCAGAGCACGTACCTCATCCAGCACCAGAGGATTCATTCGGGAGAGAAGCCTTTTGGATGTAGCGACTGCGGGAAAGCCTTCCGATACCGCTCTGCTCTCAACAAGCACCAGAGACTGCACCCGGGCATATGA
- the ZNF184 gene encoding zinc finger protein 184 isoform X1, translated as MFPMPQKFLLCLLLPSCYPSRDLTSSESTLLPGGHTLLPPASFHESVTFKDVIVDFTQEEWKQLDPVQRDLFRDVTLENYTHLVSIGLQVSKPDVISQLEQGTEPWVVESGVPGATGGDRDIGPEDSRAVPEPDISEEQPCHGAVVENHKREDPHSSNFSESWGYEGSLEKRQAHQQALPREIKITEKTIPTWERGPINKDFEKSISVSSNLVTQETSAEETATKTSVKQNTNPVRKEKSCKCNECGKAFSYCSALIRHQRTHTGEKPYKCNECEKAFSRSENLINHQRIHTGDKPYKCDQCGKGFIEGPSLTQHQRIHTGEKPYKCDECGKAFSQRTHLVQHQRIHTGEKPYTCNECGKAFSQRGHFMEHQKIHTGEKPFKCDECDKTFTRSTHLTQHQKIHTGEKTYKCNECGKAFNGPSTFIRHHMIHTGEKPYECNECGKAFSQHSNLTQHQKTHTGEKPYDCAECGKSFSYWSSLAQHLKIHTGEKPYKCNECGKAFSYCSSLTQHRRIHTREKPFECNECGKAFSYLSNLNQHQKTHTQEKAYECKECGKAFIRSSSLAKHERIHTGEKPYQCHECGKTFSYGSSLIQHRKIHTGERPYKCNECGRAFNQNIHLTQHKRIHTGAKPYECAECGKAFRHCSSLAQHQKTHTEEKPYQCNKCEKAFSQSSHLTQHQRIHTGEKPYKCNECDKAFSRSTHLTEHQNTHTGEKPYNCNECRKTFSQSTYLIQHQRIHSGEKPFGCSDCGKAFRYRSALNKHQRLHPGI; from the exons ATGTTTCCGATGCCCCAGAAGTTTCTCTTGTGCTTGCTCCTGCCCAGTTGTTATCCCTCCAGAG atcTGACCTCTTCGGAGTCCACCCTTCTCCCAGGGGGACATACTCTCCTCCCACCAGCCAGTTTTCAC GAATCCGTGACCTTCAAGGATGTGATAGTGGATTTTACCCAGGAGGAATGGAAACAGCTGGACCCTGTACAGAGAGACTTGTTCAGGGATGTGACGCTGGAGAATTACACACACCTTGTCTCTATAG GACTCCAAGTCTCCAAACCTGACGTGATTTCCCAGTTAGAACAAGGGACGGAGCCATGGGTGGTGGAGTCCGGTGTTCCGGGAGCCACTGGCGGGG aCCGTGACATCGGACCAGAAGATAGCCGAGCAGTCCCAGAGCCGGACATTTCTGAAGAGCAGCCGTGTCACGGGGCAGTGGTGGAAAACCACAAAAGGGAAGACCCTCACAGTTCTAACTTTTCAGAAAGTTGGGGGTACGAAGGCAGTCTGGAGAAGCGTCAGGCGCACCAGCAGGCGCTGccgagagaaataaaaataaccgAAAAGACAATACCCACTTGGGAGAGAGGCCCTATAAATAAGGACTTTGAAAAAAGCATCAGTGTAAGCTCAAACCTTGTGACACAAGAAACATCTGCAGAAGAGACCGCTACTAAGACGAGCGTCAAACAGAATACAAACCCGGTCAGAAAAGAGAAATCTTGTAAGTGCAACGAATGCGGGAAAGCGTTCAGTTACTGTTCTGCTCTCATTCGCCATCAGAGGACGCACACCGGGGAGAAGCCttacaaatgtaatgaatgtgaaAAAGCCTTCAGCCGGAGTGAAAACCTTATCAACCATCaaagaattcacactggagaTAAACCCTACAAATGTGATCAGTGTGGGAAGGGCTTCATTGAGGGTCCGTCTCTCACTCAACATCAAAGAATCCACACTGGAGAAAAACCCTATAAATGTGacgaatgtgggaaagccttcagtcaGAGGACTCATCTTGTGCAGCACCAGAGGATTCATACTGGGGAGAAACCGTACACCTGCAATGagtgtggaaaagccttcagcCAGAGAGGCCACTTTATGGAACATCAGAAAATTCACACGGGAGAAAAACCTTTCAAATGTGATGAATGTGACAAAACCTTCACCAGGAGCACGCACCTTACTCAGCATCAAAAAATTCACACTGGGGAGAAGACCTATAAATGCAACGAATGCGGGAAGGCCTTCAATGGGCCCTCGACATTTATTCGTCACCATATGATCCATACTGGTGAAAAACCCTACGAATGCAacgaatgtgggaaagccttcagtcaGCACTCCAACCTCACCCAACATCAGAAAACACACACCGGGGAGAAGCCGTACGACTGCGCCGAATGCGGAAAGTCCTTCAGTTACTGGTCCTCCCTCGCTCAACATCTGAAAATTCACAccggagagaaaccttacaagtGCAACGAATGCGGGAAGGCCTTCAGTTACTGCTCGTCCCTGACGCAGCATCGGAGAATTCACACCAGGGAAAAGCCCTTTGAATGCAATGAGTGCGGAAAGGCTTTCAGTTATCTCTCCAACCTGAATCAACATCAGAAGACTCACACCCAGGAGAAAGCTTATGAATGTAaggagtgtgggaaagcctttattcGGAGTTCATCTCTTGCTAAACACGAAAGAATTCACACCGGTGAGAAGCCCTATCAGTGTCACGAATGTGGGAAAACCTTCAGTTACGGCTCCTCCCTGATTCAGCACAGGAAGATACACACCGGAGAAAGACCTTACAAGTGTAACGAGTGCGGGAGAGCCTTCAACCAGAACATACACCTCACGCAACACAAGCGGATTCACACAGGAGCAAAGCCTTATGAGTGCGCGGAGTGTGGCAAAGCCTTCCGGCACTGTTCCTCTCTTGCTCAACATCAAAAGACTCACACGGAAGAAAAACCCTACCAGTGTAATAAATGCGAAAAGGCTTTCAGCCAGAGCTCTCACCTGACTCAGCACCAGCGAATTCACACGGGAGAGAAGCCCTACAAGTGCAACGAGTGTGACAAAGCCTTCAGCCGCAGCACGCACCTGACCGAACACCAGAACACGCACACGGGGGAGAAACCTTATAACTGTAACGAGTGCAGGAAGACTTTCAGCCAGAGCACGTACCTCATCCAGCACCAGAGGATTCATTCGGGAGAGAAGCCTTTTGGATGTAGCGACTGCGGGAAAGCCTTCCGATACCGCTCTGCTCTCAACAAGCACCAGAGACTGCACCCGGGCATATGA
- the ZNF184 gene encoding zinc finger protein 184 isoform X2: protein MLTRLTVVFSSPDLTSSESTLLPGGHTLLPPASFHESVTFKDVIVDFTQEEWKQLDPVQRDLFRDVTLENYTHLVSIGLQVSKPDVISQLEQGTEPWVVESGVPGATGGDRDIGPEDSRAVPEPDISEEQPCHGAVVENHKREDPHSSNFSESWGYEGSLEKRQAHQQALPREIKITEKTIPTWERGPINKDFEKSISVSSNLVTQETSAEETATKTSVKQNTNPVRKEKSCKCNECGKAFSYCSALIRHQRTHTGEKPYKCNECEKAFSRSENLINHQRIHTGDKPYKCDQCGKGFIEGPSLTQHQRIHTGEKPYKCDECGKAFSQRTHLVQHQRIHTGEKPYTCNECGKAFSQRGHFMEHQKIHTGEKPFKCDECDKTFTRSTHLTQHQKIHTGEKTYKCNECGKAFNGPSTFIRHHMIHTGEKPYECNECGKAFSQHSNLTQHQKTHTGEKPYDCAECGKSFSYWSSLAQHLKIHTGEKPYKCNECGKAFSYCSSLTQHRRIHTREKPFECNECGKAFSYLSNLNQHQKTHTQEKAYECKECGKAFIRSSSLAKHERIHTGEKPYQCHECGKTFSYGSSLIQHRKIHTGERPYKCNECGRAFNQNIHLTQHKRIHTGAKPYECAECGKAFRHCSSLAQHQKTHTEEKPYQCNKCEKAFSQSSHLTQHQRIHTGEKPYKCNECDKAFSRSTHLTEHQNTHTGEKPYNCNECRKTFSQSTYLIQHQRIHSGEKPFGCSDCGKAFRYRSALNKHQRLHPGI, encoded by the exons ATGTTGACACGACTCACTGTGgttttttcttctccagatcTGACCTCTTCGGAGTCCACCCTTCTCCCAGGGGGACATACTCTCCTCCCACCAGCCAGTTTTCAC GAATCCGTGACCTTCAAGGATGTGATAGTGGATTTTACCCAGGAGGAATGGAAACAGCTGGACCCTGTACAGAGAGACTTGTTCAGGGATGTGACGCTGGAGAATTACACACACCTTGTCTCTATAG GACTCCAAGTCTCCAAACCTGACGTGATTTCCCAGTTAGAACAAGGGACGGAGCCATGGGTGGTGGAGTCCGGTGTTCCGGGAGCCACTGGCGGGG aCCGTGACATCGGACCAGAAGATAGCCGAGCAGTCCCAGAGCCGGACATTTCTGAAGAGCAGCCGTGTCACGGGGCAGTGGTGGAAAACCACAAAAGGGAAGACCCTCACAGTTCTAACTTTTCAGAAAGTTGGGGGTACGAAGGCAGTCTGGAGAAGCGTCAGGCGCACCAGCAGGCGCTGccgagagaaataaaaataaccgAAAAGACAATACCCACTTGGGAGAGAGGCCCTATAAATAAGGACTTTGAAAAAAGCATCAGTGTAAGCTCAAACCTTGTGACACAAGAAACATCTGCAGAAGAGACCGCTACTAAGACGAGCGTCAAACAGAATACAAACCCGGTCAGAAAAGAGAAATCTTGTAAGTGCAACGAATGCGGGAAAGCGTTCAGTTACTGTTCTGCTCTCATTCGCCATCAGAGGACGCACACCGGGGAGAAGCCttacaaatgtaatgaatgtgaaAAAGCCTTCAGCCGGAGTGAAAACCTTATCAACCATCaaagaattcacactggagaTAAACCCTACAAATGTGATCAGTGTGGGAAGGGCTTCATTGAGGGTCCGTCTCTCACTCAACATCAAAGAATCCACACTGGAGAAAAACCCTATAAATGTGacgaatgtgggaaagccttcagtcaGAGGACTCATCTTGTGCAGCACCAGAGGATTCATACTGGGGAGAAACCGTACACCTGCAATGagtgtggaaaagccttcagcCAGAGAGGCCACTTTATGGAACATCAGAAAATTCACACGGGAGAAAAACCTTTCAAATGTGATGAATGTGACAAAACCTTCACCAGGAGCACGCACCTTACTCAGCATCAAAAAATTCACACTGGGGAGAAGACCTATAAATGCAACGAATGCGGGAAGGCCTTCAATGGGCCCTCGACATTTATTCGTCACCATATGATCCATACTGGTGAAAAACCCTACGAATGCAacgaatgtgggaaagccttcagtcaGCACTCCAACCTCACCCAACATCAGAAAACACACACCGGGGAGAAGCCGTACGACTGCGCCGAATGCGGAAAGTCCTTCAGTTACTGGTCCTCCCTCGCTCAACATCTGAAAATTCACAccggagagaaaccttacaagtGCAACGAATGCGGGAAGGCCTTCAGTTACTGCTCGTCCCTGACGCAGCATCGGAGAATTCACACCAGGGAAAAGCCCTTTGAATGCAATGAGTGCGGAAAGGCTTTCAGTTATCTCTCCAACCTGAATCAACATCAGAAGACTCACACCCAGGAGAAAGCTTATGAATGTAaggagtgtgggaaagcctttattcGGAGTTCATCTCTTGCTAAACACGAAAGAATTCACACCGGTGAGAAGCCCTATCAGTGTCACGAATGTGGGAAAACCTTCAGTTACGGCTCCTCCCTGATTCAGCACAGGAAGATACACACCGGAGAAAGACCTTACAAGTGTAACGAGTGCGGGAGAGCCTTCAACCAGAACATACACCTCACGCAACACAAGCGGATTCACACAGGAGCAAAGCCTTATGAGTGCGCGGAGTGTGGCAAAGCCTTCCGGCACTGTTCCTCTCTTGCTCAACATCAAAAGACTCACACGGAAGAAAAACCCTACCAGTGTAATAAATGCGAAAAGGCTTTCAGCCAGAGCTCTCACCTGACTCAGCACCAGCGAATTCACACGGGAGAGAAGCCCTACAAGTGCAACGAGTGTGACAAAGCCTTCAGCCGCAGCACGCACCTGACCGAACACCAGAACACGCACACGGGGGAGAAACCTTATAACTGTAACGAGTGCAGGAAGACTTTCAGCCAGAGCACGTACCTCATCCAGCACCAGAGGATTCATTCGGGAGAGAAGCCTTTTGGATGTAGCGACTGCGGGAAAGCCTTCCGATACCGCTCTGCTCTCAACAAGCACCAGAGACTGCACCCGGGCATATGA
- the ZNF184 gene encoding zinc finger protein 184 isoform X4 yields MEKILSKGSQESVTFKDVIVDFTQEEWKQLDPVQRDLFRDVTLENYTHLVSIGLQVSKPDVISQLEQGTEPWVVESGVPGATGGDRDIGPEDSRAVPEPDISEEQPCHGAVVENHKREDPHSSNFSESWGYEGSLEKRQAHQQALPREIKITEKTIPTWERGPINKDFEKSISVSSNLVTQETSAEETATKTSVKQNTNPVRKEKSCKCNECGKAFSYCSALIRHQRTHTGEKPYKCNECEKAFSRSENLINHQRIHTGDKPYKCDQCGKGFIEGPSLTQHQRIHTGEKPYKCDECGKAFSQRTHLVQHQRIHTGEKPYTCNECGKAFSQRGHFMEHQKIHTGEKPFKCDECDKTFTRSTHLTQHQKIHTGEKTYKCNECGKAFNGPSTFIRHHMIHTGEKPYECNECGKAFSQHSNLTQHQKTHTGEKPYDCAECGKSFSYWSSLAQHLKIHTGEKPYKCNECGKAFSYCSSLTQHRRIHTREKPFECNECGKAFSYLSNLNQHQKTHTQEKAYECKECGKAFIRSSSLAKHERIHTGEKPYQCHECGKTFSYGSSLIQHRKIHTGERPYKCNECGRAFNQNIHLTQHKRIHTGAKPYECAECGKAFRHCSSLAQHQKTHTEEKPYQCNKCEKAFSQSSHLTQHQRIHTGEKPYKCNECDKAFSRSTHLTEHQNTHTGEKPYNCNECRKTFSQSTYLIQHQRIHSGEKPFGCSDCGKAFRYRSALNKHQRLHPGI; encoded by the exons atGGAGAAGATTTTGAGCAAAGGTTCACAA GAATCCGTGACCTTCAAGGATGTGATAGTGGATTTTACCCAGGAGGAATGGAAACAGCTGGACCCTGTACAGAGAGACTTGTTCAGGGATGTGACGCTGGAGAATTACACACACCTTGTCTCTATAG GACTCCAAGTCTCCAAACCTGACGTGATTTCCCAGTTAGAACAAGGGACGGAGCCATGGGTGGTGGAGTCCGGTGTTCCGGGAGCCACTGGCGGGG aCCGTGACATCGGACCAGAAGATAGCCGAGCAGTCCCAGAGCCGGACATTTCTGAAGAGCAGCCGTGTCACGGGGCAGTGGTGGAAAACCACAAAAGGGAAGACCCTCACAGTTCTAACTTTTCAGAAAGTTGGGGGTACGAAGGCAGTCTGGAGAAGCGTCAGGCGCACCAGCAGGCGCTGccgagagaaataaaaataaccgAAAAGACAATACCCACTTGGGAGAGAGGCCCTATAAATAAGGACTTTGAAAAAAGCATCAGTGTAAGCTCAAACCTTGTGACACAAGAAACATCTGCAGAAGAGACCGCTACTAAGACGAGCGTCAAACAGAATACAAACCCGGTCAGAAAAGAGAAATCTTGTAAGTGCAACGAATGCGGGAAAGCGTTCAGTTACTGTTCTGCTCTCATTCGCCATCAGAGGACGCACACCGGGGAGAAGCCttacaaatgtaatgaatgtgaaAAAGCCTTCAGCCGGAGTGAAAACCTTATCAACCATCaaagaattcacactggagaTAAACCCTACAAATGTGATCAGTGTGGGAAGGGCTTCATTGAGGGTCCGTCTCTCACTCAACATCAAAGAATCCACACTGGAGAAAAACCCTATAAATGTGacgaatgtgggaaagccttcagtcaGAGGACTCATCTTGTGCAGCACCAGAGGATTCATACTGGGGAGAAACCGTACACCTGCAATGagtgtggaaaagccttcagcCAGAGAGGCCACTTTATGGAACATCAGAAAATTCACACGGGAGAAAAACCTTTCAAATGTGATGAATGTGACAAAACCTTCACCAGGAGCACGCACCTTACTCAGCATCAAAAAATTCACACTGGGGAGAAGACCTATAAATGCAACGAATGCGGGAAGGCCTTCAATGGGCCCTCGACATTTATTCGTCACCATATGATCCATACTGGTGAAAAACCCTACGAATGCAacgaatgtgggaaagccttcagtcaGCACTCCAACCTCACCCAACATCAGAAAACACACACCGGGGAGAAGCCGTACGACTGCGCCGAATGCGGAAAGTCCTTCAGTTACTGGTCCTCCCTCGCTCAACATCTGAAAATTCACAccggagagaaaccttacaagtGCAACGAATGCGGGAAGGCCTTCAGTTACTGCTCGTCCCTGACGCAGCATCGGAGAATTCACACCAGGGAAAAGCCCTTTGAATGCAATGAGTGCGGAAAGGCTTTCAGTTATCTCTCCAACCTGAATCAACATCAGAAGACTCACACCCAGGAGAAAGCTTATGAATGTAaggagtgtgggaaagcctttattcGGAGTTCATCTCTTGCTAAACACGAAAGAATTCACACCGGTGAGAAGCCCTATCAGTGTCACGAATGTGGGAAAACCTTCAGTTACGGCTCCTCCCTGATTCAGCACAGGAAGATACACACCGGAGAAAGACCTTACAAGTGTAACGAGTGCGGGAGAGCCTTCAACCAGAACATACACCTCACGCAACACAAGCGGATTCACACAGGAGCAAAGCCTTATGAGTGCGCGGAGTGTGGCAAAGCCTTCCGGCACTGTTCCTCTCTTGCTCAACATCAAAAGACTCACACGGAAGAAAAACCCTACCAGTGTAATAAATGCGAAAAGGCTTTCAGCCAGAGCTCTCACCTGACTCAGCACCAGCGAATTCACACGGGAGAGAAGCCCTACAAGTGCAACGAGTGTGACAAAGCCTTCAGCCGCAGCACGCACCTGACCGAACACCAGAACACGCACACGGGGGAGAAACCTTATAACTGTAACGAGTGCAGGAAGACTTTCAGCCAGAGCACGTACCTCATCCAGCACCAGAGGATTCATTCGGGAGAGAAGCCTTTTGGATGTAGCGACTGCGGGAAAGCCTTCCGATACCGCTCTGCTCTCAACAAGCACCAGAGACTGCACCCGGGCATATGA